In Opitutaceae bacterium TAV5, one genomic interval encodes:
- a CDS encoding sugar ABC transporter permease, which translates to MVLPFLWMVLTSLKPLSEVGLENWWPSRFRWENYREVFSVIPFGRFYWNSLFVTTSVTFLQVFTSSLAAFSFSRVQWPGREKVFFLYLGTMMLPGLVMMVPNYQVMISLGLVDTFAGLILPASFSTFGTFLLRQFMLTIPSSLDEAAEIDGASKWRVFWDVILPLSRPGLITLTIFTFIGNYNSMFWPLVMIRTVEKYTLPVGLLFFDSANRQATHLLMAGVTMSVIPMIVLFVFLQKHLVKGIQMGGVKG; encoded by the coding sequence ATGGTCCTTCCGTTTCTGTGGATGGTGCTGACCAGCCTGAAACCGCTCTCCGAGGTCGGTCTGGAAAACTGGTGGCCTTCCCGATTCCGGTGGGAAAATTACCGGGAAGTTTTCAGCGTGATCCCTTTCGGCCGGTTTTACTGGAACAGCCTTTTTGTCACGACCTCGGTCACGTTCCTGCAGGTGTTCACCAGTTCGCTGGCCGCGTTCAGTTTTTCGCGCGTGCAGTGGCCGGGGCGTGAAAAAGTATTTTTCCTGTATCTCGGCACCATGATGCTGCCGGGCCTGGTGATGATGGTGCCCAACTACCAGGTGATGATCTCGCTCGGCCTCGTGGACACGTTCGCGGGCCTGATCCTGCCGGCGTCGTTCAGCACATTCGGCACCTTTTTGCTTCGCCAGTTCATGCTCACCATCCCGTCCAGCCTGGATGAAGCGGCGGAGATCGACGGAGCCAGCAAATGGCGTGTATTCTGGGATGTGATACTTCCGCTCTCGCGTCCCGGCCTGATCACGCTCACGATCTTCACCTTCATCGGAAACTACAACAGCATGTTCTGGCCGTTGGTCATGATCCGGACGGTCGAGAAATACACGCTGCCGGTCGGTCTGCTGTTCTTCGACTCCGCCAACCGCCAGGCCACTCACCTGCTCATGGCCGGCGTCACGATGTCGGTTATCCCGATGATCGTGCTGTTCGTGTTCCTGCAAAAACACCTCGTCAAAGGCATCCAGATGGGGGGCGTGAAAGGCTGA
- a CDS encoding dehydrogenase, translating into MQTNSRAKTYAVVGVGGRSKFYTHAILKEHAATTRLVAICDINPIALELAMEDLGNLGANITAWHADEFDTMIATHRPDVVLVTSKDCTHDHYICRAMELGCDVITEKPMTIDAARCRRIIDTRRRTGRRCRVAFNYRYMPRSTRIKELLMEGAIGAITSVVFTYNLGLIHGPSYFNRWHAEMEQSGGLLVHKATHHFDLVNFWIGENPRSVFACGKRNYFTPAMAARMGLRNCGPRCSGCLEATLCPFYSNIRAKNPAPPGQRLAGDFDPHYYNDLCVFREAVNIPDTMHALVGYESGAMVNYNLVTFGDKEYMNITFHGTLGRLEARGETPFRIYPHNGPMYEVPVANAVGGHGGADPVLLEDLFGAAPPFDPCRRAADERAGAMSILIGIAANHSIATGRQMLIDDLVPGLDTPDHTVMPRITDDIEIAPVSAWIARRRHEADERRRKARLTQADSFTAPATLA; encoded by the coding sequence ATGCAAACCAATTCTCGTGCAAAGACCTATGCCGTTGTCGGTGTGGGCGGCAGGTCGAAATTCTACACCCACGCCATCCTGAAGGAGCATGCGGCCACCACCCGCCTCGTGGCCATCTGCGACATCAACCCGATCGCCCTCGAACTCGCCATGGAGGATCTCGGGAACCTCGGCGCGAACATCACCGCGTGGCACGCGGATGAGTTCGACACGATGATCGCCACCCACCGCCCCGACGTCGTTCTCGTGACAAGCAAGGACTGCACCCATGACCACTACATCTGCCGGGCCATGGAGCTCGGTTGCGACGTGATCACCGAGAAGCCCATGACCATCGACGCGGCCAGATGTCGCCGGATTATTGATACACGCCGCCGCACAGGACGCCGCTGCCGGGTCGCGTTCAACTACCGCTACATGCCGCGCAGCACGCGCATCAAGGAGTTGCTGATGGAGGGAGCCATCGGCGCCATTACCTCGGTCGTGTTCACCTACAATCTCGGCCTCATTCACGGCCCCTCCTACTTCAACCGCTGGCACGCCGAAATGGAACAGTCCGGGGGCCTGCTCGTGCACAAGGCCACGCACCACTTCGATCTCGTCAACTTCTGGATCGGCGAAAACCCGCGCTCCGTTTTTGCGTGCGGGAAACGCAACTATTTCACGCCCGCAATGGCCGCCCGGATGGGTCTCCGCAACTGCGGTCCGCGCTGCTCCGGCTGCCTCGAAGCAACGCTCTGCCCGTTCTACAGCAACATCCGCGCAAAAAACCCCGCGCCTCCCGGTCAGCGCCTTGCGGGCGATTTCGATCCGCACTACTATAACGACCTCTGCGTGTTTCGCGAGGCAGTGAATATCCCCGACACCATGCATGCCCTGGTGGGCTACGAATCCGGGGCCATGGTCAACTACAACCTCGTCACTTTCGGCGACAAGGAGTACATGAACATCACCTTCCACGGCACGCTCGGACGTCTGGAAGCCAGGGGTGAAACCCCCTTCCGCATTTATCCGCACAACGGCCCCATGTATGAAGTGCCTGTGGCGAATGCCGTCGGCGGCCATGGCGGCGCCGACCCGGTTCTCCTGGAGGACCTTTTCGGCGCCGCCCCGCCCTTCGATCCCTGCCGCCGCGCGGCAGATGAGCGCGCCGGCGCCATGTCCATCCTCATCGGCATCGCAGCCAACCACTCCATCGCAACCGGCCGGCAGATGCTCATCGATGACCTCGTGCCCGGCCTGGATACCCCTGACCACACCGTCATGCCACGCATCACCGACGATATCGAGATCGCTCCCGTCAGCGCCTGGATTGCCCGCCGCCGCCACGAGGCCGATGAACGCCGTCGCAAGGCCCGCCTTACCCAGGCGGATTCCTTTACCGCCCCCGCTACCCTCGCGTAG
- a CDS encoding glycoside hydrolase → MSSATLPVAGETWFVPATTPASPSSWFAWRVRIRVDNLGEPVLVRLAVDSKYWLHVNGVPVIREGSLKRGPAPGKTWGDDLDLTPWLRPGDNLLAIHHWYFGRHGFSHADSGDAVLHFRLLSGNACVSRSWKVIRDPAFFDAGTVRPGSVLGYRLPENSIGHDARHALGDWTSATFDDTAWPEPADAPANVRSSVLPRPIPQFFWRERTTAPVPPGVRDGLGCTLYRVALPCNLQFTPYFKIKARAGLKIRILSDSPEHCLTAEYITRDGDQEWESPGWLNGHEIIFHMPDSIKVQLLGYRETGYDCALSGKFSCGDAGLDELWRRSLRTLHLTMRDTFMDCPDRERAQWWGDEVIQLGQVFYSLGPSAHALVRKGILELAAWQRADGVLYSPIPSGNCFRELPLQSLASIGRYGIFEYVLHTGDKETARAVFPALQRYLALWATDAATGLPVARDGDWRWGDWGQNCDYETLTACWFRLALDGVAALASRLGETACAGALSYRARRLAEAVRRYCRTAEGSFRSPSHDGPPDDRANALAVLCGFHDPQDAPALADLLFRERHASPYMEKYVLESLFALGRADLALRRMRERYRGMLAMPVTTLPELFPESGQPNSTYNHSWSGAPLLVLSRYVAGLEPLCDAWREIRFCPQPGGLARFDVAFETPAGPVQASYRTGNGRFSIDLEIPADTWVECDFRHVLASTPATDDIPVYSRLPGGRHSFSGPALSLCP, encoded by the coding sequence ATGAGTTCAGCCACATTGCCCGTCGCCGGAGAAACATGGTTCGTCCCTGCCACGACCCCGGCATCCCCTTCCTCGTGGTTTGCATGGCGCGTGCGCATCCGTGTCGACAACCTCGGCGAGCCCGTCCTGGTCCGCCTGGCTGTCGATTCCAAATACTGGCTCCACGTCAACGGAGTCCCTGTCATTCGCGAGGGATCGCTCAAGCGCGGGCCCGCTCCGGGAAAAACCTGGGGCGACGACCTTGATCTCACCCCCTGGCTCCGGCCCGGCGACAACCTGCTCGCCATTCACCACTGGTATTTCGGACGACATGGTTTCTCTCATGCCGACAGCGGCGATGCCGTCCTCCACTTTCGGCTGCTCTCGGGCAACGCCTGCGTTTCCCGCTCCTGGAAGGTCATCCGCGACCCCGCGTTCTTTGATGCTGGCACTGTCCGTCCCGGTTCCGTCCTCGGTTATCGCCTGCCGGAAAACAGCATCGGCCATGACGCCCGCCATGCCCTTGGCGACTGGACATCCGCCACCTTCGACGACACCGCCTGGCCTGAACCGGCGGACGCTCCCGCAAACGTCCGGAGCAGCGTGCTCCCTCGCCCCATCCCTCAGTTTTTCTGGAGAGAGCGCACAACCGCCCCCGTCCCGCCTGGCGTGCGCGACGGCCTCGGTTGCACACTCTATCGCGTCGCCCTTCCCTGTAACCTCCAGTTCACTCCGTACTTCAAAATAAAGGCCCGCGCCGGTCTGAAAATCCGGATCCTGAGCGATTCGCCCGAACATTGCCTCACCGCTGAATACATCACCCGCGACGGCGATCAGGAATGGGAAAGCCCCGGCTGGCTCAACGGCCACGAAATCATCTTTCACATGCCCGACTCGATAAAAGTCCAGCTCCTCGGGTACCGTGAAACCGGATACGACTGTGCCCTGTCCGGAAAATTCTCCTGCGGCGATGCCGGCCTCGACGAACTCTGGCGCCGCTCCCTGCGCACGCTCCACCTCACGATGCGCGACACCTTCATGGATTGCCCCGACCGGGAGCGCGCCCAGTGGTGGGGCGACGAGGTGATCCAGCTAGGACAGGTTTTTTATTCGCTGGGCCCGTCCGCGCATGCCCTCGTCCGCAAAGGCATCCTCGAACTCGCCGCCTGGCAACGCGCCGACGGCGTTCTCTATTCGCCGATCCCCTCGGGAAACTGTTTTCGTGAACTCCCCCTGCAATCGCTCGCCTCCATCGGCCGGTACGGTATTTTTGAATACGTTCTTCACACCGGCGATAAGGAAACCGCGCGCGCCGTCTTCCCCGCGCTGCAACGCTACCTCGCGCTCTGGGCGACGGACGCCGCCACCGGCCTGCCCGTTGCCCGCGACGGCGACTGGCGCTGGGGCGACTGGGGCCAAAACTGCGATTACGAAACCCTCACCGCCTGCTGGTTCCGGCTGGCGCTCGATGGCGTGGCCGCCCTCGCCTCCCGCCTTGGCGAAACCGCCTGCGCCGGGGCGCTCTCGTACCGCGCCCGCCGCCTCGCCGAGGCCGTCCGTCGGTACTGCCGCACGGCGGAAGGCAGTTTTCGCAGTCCGTCGCACGACGGCCCGCCCGACGACCGCGCCAATGCCCTTGCCGTGCTTTGCGGATTCCACGACCCACAGGATGCGCCCGCGCTGGCCGACCTGCTCTTCCGCGAGCGCCACGCCAGCCCCTACATGGAAAAATATGTGCTGGAATCCCTCTTCGCGCTCGGCCGCGCCGACCTCGCTCTCCGCCGGATGCGTGAGCGCTATCGTGGCATGCTGGCCATGCCCGTCACCACCCTGCCCGAGCTTTTCCCGGAATCCGGCCAGCCCAACAGCACGTACAATCACTCCTGGAGCGGCGCGCCACTGCTCGTCCTCTCGCGTTACGTCGCCGGGCTCGAACCGCTCTGCGATGCATGGCGCGAAATCCGCTTTTGCCCGCAACCCGGAGGACTCGCCCGCTTCGATGTCGCATTCGAAACTCCCGCCGGTCCTGTGCAGGCAAGTTACCGGACCGGAAACGGACGCTTCAGCATCGACCTCGAAATCCCGGCCGACACCTGGGTCGAATGCGATTTCCGCCATGTCCTCGCATCGACGCCCGCCACGGATGATATCCCCGTGTATTCCCGTCTGCCCGGTGGACGACACAGTTTTTCCGGCCCCGCCCTTTCCCTTTGCCCATGA
- a CDS encoding sugar ABC transporter ATP-binding protein produces the protein MANVVIKDLVKIYPGSGGPDVKVVHGINLEIRDREFMVLVGPSGCGKSTTLRMIAGLEEISGGTISIDGRVVNNVLPKDRDIAMVFQNYALYPHMTVYDNMAFGLKLRKMPKADIDVRVREASAMLGLDPYLNRKPKALSGGQRQRVAVGRAIVRKPKVFLFDEPLSNLDAKMRVSTRTEISKLHARLGATMIYVTHDQVEAMTMGDRICVMKDGYIMQVAEPLALYNRPDNLFVAGFIGSPQMNFFKGTLRKAGNALEFVEKNDKKPPVTLTIPEPLASKAAGHTGKDVVLGVRPEHVEDTAVVPNADPKRTVEAHLDVSEPMGSETYLYLDTGGTNFVARIHPTDQYETGQDVKVTFRMEEAHLFDAATEQVIR, from the coding sequence ATGGCCAACGTAGTCATCAAGGACCTTGTCAAAATCTATCCCGGAAGCGGCGGACCCGATGTGAAGGTCGTCCACGGAATCAATCTGGAAATCCGCGACCGTGAATTCATGGTCCTGGTCGGCCCCTCCGGCTGCGGCAAGTCCACGACCCTGCGCATGATCGCCGGTCTCGAAGAAATCTCCGGCGGCACCATCTCCATCGACGGCCGCGTCGTGAACAACGTCCTGCCCAAGGACCGCGACATCGCCATGGTCTTCCAGAACTACGCGCTCTACCCCCACATGACCGTGTACGACAACATGGCCTTCGGCCTGAAACTGCGCAAGATGCCCAAGGCCGACATCGACGTGCGCGTCCGCGAGGCCTCCGCCATGCTCGGGCTGGACCCGTACCTCAACCGCAAGCCCAAGGCCCTCTCCGGCGGCCAGCGCCAGCGCGTCGCCGTCGGCCGCGCCATCGTCCGCAAACCCAAGGTGTTTCTCTTCGACGAACCCCTCTCCAATCTCGACGCCAAGATGCGCGTCTCCACCCGCACCGAGATCTCCAAGCTCCACGCCCGCCTCGGCGCCACCATGATCTACGTGACCCACGACCAGGTCGAGGCCATGACCATGGGCGACCGCATCTGCGTCATGAAAGACGGCTACATCATGCAGGTCGCCGAGCCGCTCGCCCTCTACAACCGCCCCGACAACCTCTTCGTCGCCGGCTTCATCGGCAGCCCGCAGATGAACTTCTTCAAGGGCACGCTCCGCAAGGCCGGCAACGCGCTCGAGTTCGTCGAGAAAAACGACAAGAAGCCGCCCGTCACACTGACAATCCCCGAGCCGCTCGCCTCGAAGGCCGCCGGCCATACCGGCAAGGACGTGGTCCTGGGCGTCCGCCCCGAGCACGTCGAGGACACCGCCGTCGTGCCGAATGCCGACCCGAAACGCACCGTGGAGGCCCACCTCGACGTCTCCGAACCGATGGGTTCGGAAACCTACCTCTATCTCGACACCGGCGGCACCAACTTCGTCGCCCGCATCCACCCGACCGACCAGTACGAGACCGGCCAGGATGTGAAGGTCACCTTCAGGATGGAAGAGGCTCACCTCTTCGACGCCGCCACCGAACAGGTCATCCGCTGA
- a CDS encoding N-terminal cleavage protein, with translation MKSTRAPSLAIPPLRQKTGFTLIELLTVVAIIGVLAAILIPTVALVRKKARAAASISNLRQIHLAFTLFADDHREQYPMPAGTVPWKENPSDTETLAWTQQLFPYTQSKDVFTTPTFEKEGTCGYFMSVRAAAQATGTNKLSATWRSRVEFPAQHVLVGETNLPLNEPDFDKDDYGKKYVGDENLMPYGKQALLFVDGHVATFDKYEEGKMTFRYDSLSDW, from the coding sequence ATGAAAAGCACACGCGCCCCCTCCCTTGCGATCCCGCCGCTCCGGCAAAAGACCGGCTTCACGCTCATCGAGTTGCTGACGGTCGTTGCCATCATCGGTGTGCTGGCAGCCATCCTCATTCCCACGGTGGCGCTTGTCCGGAAAAAAGCCCGGGCGGCGGCGAGCATATCCAACCTTCGCCAGATTCATCTCGCGTTCACCCTGTTTGCCGATGACCACCGCGAGCAATACCCGATGCCGGCCGGCACGGTTCCGTGGAAGGAAAACCCGTCCGACACCGAAACGCTCGCCTGGACGCAGCAGTTGTTTCCCTACACGCAAAGCAAGGACGTTTTCACGACGCCCACGTTCGAAAAAGAAGGCACCTGTGGTTATTTCATGAGCGTGCGCGCCGCCGCGCAGGCCACCGGAACCAACAAACTGAGCGCCACATGGCGAAGTCGTGTCGAGTTCCCGGCGCAACACGTCCTCGTCGGCGAAACCAACCTTCCTCTCAACGAACCCGACTTCGACAAGGACGACTATGGCAAAAAATACGTCGGTGACGAAAACCTCATGCCATACGGCAAACAGGCCCTTCTTTTTGTCGACGGCCATGTCGCGACTTTCGACAAATACGAGGAAGGAAAAATGACTTTCCGCTATGATTCGTTGAGCGACTGGTGA